One region of Longimicrobiaceae bacterium genomic DNA includes:
- a CDS encoding type II toxin-antitoxin system HicB family antitoxin, whose protein sequence is MRFTIETDRKADGRWIAEILDLPGVIVYGDTREEAVARVQALALHVVADRIEHGERPTGTVDISFSAAA, encoded by the coding sequence ATGCGATTTACCATCGAGACGGACCGCAAGGCGGATGGGCGCTGGATCGCCGAGATCCTCGACCTCCCGGGAGTAATCGTATACGGGGACACGCGCGAGGAGGCCGTGGCGCGCGTTCAGGCGCTTGCCCTGCACGTGGTCGCTGACCGGATCGAGCACGGCGAGAGACCGACCGGGACGGTCGACATCTCGTTCAGCGCTGCTGCGTGA